The genomic segment AGTGCCGCATTTAAAACCCAGAACCTCATTTGTATTCCTATTTTAAATTCAGGGGTGTTAATGGGCATCATGCAGGTAATCAATAAAAATGACGGTGCTTTTCAGTCTGCCGATCTCGCCCTCGCTGATAAAGTTGCCCAAGCCTTAGGCAACAAATTTCGCTATGAATTAGGCGGCACAAGTCAACCCTTTGATTACCTTGTGCACAGAAAAGTCATTGATGAACCCACATTGACCAAATATGTTCGAGCCAATCCGGAACATGCTCAGCTCGTTCAACGCTTAATGACTGAAAAGCGTATCCCAGAAGATGAAATGGGTATCGCACTATCCGTGCACTATCAAGTTCCTTATATAAGCTACAAACCCGATCGCTTTCACCTTTACCAAAGTGACAGCAAATTAAACTTGTCTTATTTAAAACGCAACTTTGTTGCCGTAGTCACTGACGCCACCGAGAAACCAATCGTTTTGATGGCCCAACCTAGCAATGCCAATTTACTCATGGAAATTGAAAGTGCCTTAGGTATAGATAACTATGGCATTTCTGTCGCCCTGCCAAATACCATTTTGCAATATCTAGGTGAAGCTAGTGGCGGAGGGGCTGGCCCAGGTGCAATGGATGAAATACTGGATGAGATTGAAACCAGTGGTCAAGAAGCCGATGAACAAGCGGATGATATGTCTGACGACGCTCCGGCGGTGGTGCGATTAGTCAGCCGTATATTACACGATGCCAAGCGGCTCGATGCGTCGGATATTCATATAGATGCAGAGAAAAATGCGCCAACCCGCGTACGTATGCGAATTGACGGTGTGTGCCGCGATATTACTCAAGTTCCCGCATCTCATCATAATGCCGTTATTGCTCGCATTAAAATCATGTCAAACCTCAATATCGCCGAAAAACGTCTCCCCCAGGATGGCAAGCTTGCCTTTAAGTTGTCGGGGCAAATTATTGAGGTACGAGTAGCAACTATCCCCACTGTAGCCGGGGAAGGCGTGGTAATGCGTATTTTAGCCACCGGCGGGGCGCTGCCTATGGAGAAAATGAACCTGTCACCGGCTAATAATAAGTGCATTACCCGAATGATTGATAAACCCCACGGTATTTTATTAGTGGTGGGCCCCACAGGTTCGGGTAAGACGACGACACTGCACGCTGTGCTTGGGCACATCAATACCCCTGATAAAAAGATATGGACCGCAGAAGATCCAGTAGAAATTACTCAAGCAGGACTACAACAGGTACAAGTCAGTCCACGCATTGGGTTCACGTTTGCTAGTGCATTGCGAGCCTTTCTGCGCGCTGACCCAGACATTATATTAATTGGTGAAATGCGCGATAAAGAAACCGCTCACGCTGGCGTCGAAGCATCCCTTACTGGCCACTTGGTTTTCTCTACCTTACATACCAATTCAGCGCCCGAAACCATCACCCGTTTACTCGACTTAGGAATAGACCCAGTTAATTTTTCTGATGCCTGTATTGGGATCTTAGCCCAGCGACTGGTGCGAACCCTGTGTAAAAACTGTAAGGAAGCCGTTCCCGCGTCTGACTCAGATTTAGACTTTATTCGTCGCCAATATGGCGCAGACTATTTACCAGAACTCGGATTGCAATCGCCCTTGATGCTATATACCCCCAAGGGCTGTGAGAATTGTGGAAATACAGGCTATAAAGGTAGAACAGGGGTACACGAATTACTGAGTATGACGCCTGCTCTACGCTCATTGGTATATAAAGAAGCCCCCGTCAGTCAATTGAAAGCCCAAGCAATAGAAGACGGCATGCGCACCTTAATCCAAGATGGCATTTTAAAAGTCATAAAAGGTGATACCGATATTGCACAGATCCAAATGCTTGCTGGAGTGTAGTCAATACGCAAAAGACACAGGGTGTGAACTTAAGTTCACATAAACACATTATTGTGGCAGGCTCAACATGCTCGGAAAATGGTCTTAATTAAAGATGTTTTGTATATTTCAGAGTCGTAAAACTCGAAAAATTTACATAACAATAATCCATCAGGGAAACACATATGTATAAAAACTTGTTCAACGTCGCATTATTTGGTGTGATGTTTGGCTTAAGTGGCGATGCGCTTAGTCGTGTTGAGACTCAAGAAAGCCAGTCTGCAACTCACGAGGAAAAAAGTAACAAAGATCCCGAATGGGACGTATTGAATCCTCCCTTCGACCTACATGAAGTGTCCATCAACACCAACGAGACAACCTGGTCTAGCTTAGATGTGTCTCCTGACGGCAAGCAGTTTGTCTTTGATATGCTGGGTGATATTTATGTTAGCCCAATCGCAGGCGGTGAGGCAAAATCGCTAACCCAAGATTTTGCATGGAATATCCAACCAACATTCAGTCCCGACGGCAGTAAAATTGCGTTTATCTCTGATAGAGACGGCCTTTCCAATGTGTGGGTGATGAACAGCGACGGCAGTAACTTAATCCAAGTCACTAAAGAGAAAAACAATCTCATTCACTCGCCTAAGTGGAGTCCTGACGGCCAATATATCGCTGCGAATAAAGGTATAATGTCGAGTCGCAGTATTCCAGCAGGAGAAATCTGGTTATATCACCATTCAGGTGGTGACGGCATGGTGATTAAAAAGCGCGTGCACGGTAACCCTGATCAAAAGAATATTGCCGATCCTGCGTTTTCTCCTGACGGGAAATACCTCTACTATACTCAAGATATTTCGCCTGGCAGTACCTTTGATTACAACAGGGACCCGCTGAAGTCTATTTTTGCAATCACACGCTACGACTTAAATACTGGTGAAGAAGAGCGCTATATTAGTGGCACTGGAGGAGCGGTTGTACCGACACCTTCTCCAGATGGGAAATTCATTGCCTTTATCCGCAGAGTAAAAGAGAAAACAGGCCTGTTTATTAAAAACATAGCAACGGGCATGGAAACTCCAGTTTACCTAGGACTTGAGCGTGATATGCAAGAGGGCTTTGGCTCTGAAGGCTACTTTCCCTATTTCGATTGGATGCCCAACTCGAAACGCATTGTTTTTTGGACGGGTGGAAAATTCCACTCACTTGATATAAAAACGCAGGTCGTCACCCAGATCCCGGTCCATGTAGAAGCAAGAGTAAAATACGCAGACGCAGTGCGTTTTGATGTCGATGTTTCACCTGAAACGTTTGATATCAAGATGGCCCGCTGGGCACAAAAATCGCCTGATGGAAAAAGTATCTTATTCCAAGCCCTCGGCAAACTTTACGTAAAAGACCTAAAAAGTGGCAAAACCAAACGTCTCACTCGGCAAAATGAGCATGATGAATACTATCCTCGCTACTCTCATGACGGAAAAAAAATCGTATTCACTACGTGGAGTGACGAAACCTTAGGCAGTGTACGCACCGTGTCGGCCAGCGGCCGATCAGAGAAGGTTATCACCACAGAACCCGGCCATTATATAGAGCCTAGCTTTTCCACAGACGACAAACTGGTTACTTACAATAAGAAAACCGGTGGCTATTTATTGGCTCCTGAATACTCAGTTGAACCAGGTATCTATGTGGCAAGCGTTAAAGGCAAAAACCATAAGCGTGTCGCGAAAAAAGGCGCAGCCCCGCACTTTGCTGGCGACAACAGCCGGCTTTATATCACCGAATCAGTAGCTGGTAGCGACTACCCTGAGCAGCAACTCGTTAGCGTAGATTTAAACGGTGAAGACAAACGTGAGCATCTTTATGGCGGCGACAAAATCGCGGAGTACCGTTTATCTCCGGATAAGAAGTGGATCGCCTTTGTTTATCAATATAAAGCCTACCTAGCCCCCTTTACCGAAATTGGACAAAGACAAGACATTGGCCCTAAAAGCACCACGATTCCGATCAAACAATTATCAGATCGCGCTGGCGAATATTTAACATGGCACAGCGATAGCCAAGCGGTAAGTTGGTATCATGCTGCAACGTATTACGAACGAGAACTAAAGGAAGCATTCGCTTTTGTATCAGGTGCGAAAGAAGCATTACCCGATCCCGTTACAAAAGGAATATCCCTCTCTTTTGAACAAAATACCGATAAACCTTCTGGCTACAAAGCACTTGTGGGCGGCACGGTAGTCACTATGCGTGATGCAGACAACCAGCAAGAAGTGATTGAGAATGCAGTCGTTATCATTAAAGACAATAAAATTGTTGAAGTAGGTAAACGTGCTGATGTGGCAATTCCCAATGGAGCACTAGAAATTGATACCACGGGCAAAACCATATTACCTGGGCTGATTGATGCTCATGCTCATGGTTCACAAGGTAGCTACGAAATTATTCCTGAGCAAAATTGGAATATGTACTCGGCCTTGGCATTTGGTGTGACCACTATCCATGATCCTTCCAACGATACGTCCGAAATATTCGCGGCCTCTGAATTACAAAAAGCAGGAAAGCGCGTGGCACCGCGAACCTATTCTACAGGTACGATCATCTACGGTGCTGAGGCTCTAGGCTACAAAGCGATTATTAACAGCTATGACGATGCACTAACACATTTGCAGCGCCTGAAAGACGCGGGGGCAATTTCAGTTAAAAGTTATAACCAACCTCGTCGCGACCAACGCCAACAAATTTTAGCTGCCGCCAGAGAATTAAACTTGATGGTGGTGCCCGAAGGCGGTGGTAAGTTCCAGCAGAATATTTCCATGTTAGTGGATGGACACACTGGTCTTGAACACTCACTGCCCATCGCAAAAGGTTACCAAGATTTAACCGGCCTTTGGGCTGCAACAGAGTTTGGCTACACCCCTACCTTTGTCGTGTCTTACGGTGGCTTAATGGGCGAAGAATATTGGTACGACCGCACAGAGGTCTGGAAAAACGAACGCCTGCTGCGCTATACCCCTAGCTTTCTATTAGATGGTCGCGCAATTCGCCGCCCAACCGCGCCGGACAACCAATATAATCACGTTGATGTCGCAAAGTACGCTAAAGAACTACGAGATGAAGGTGTCAGTGTTCATATCGGGGCTCATGGCCAACGCGAAGGTTTAGCCGCACACTGGGAACTATGGCTAATGACTCAAGGTGGCTTTACACCATGGGAAGCCCTACGCGGTGGCACAATTGATGGAGCTAAACACCTAGGTATGGGTAAACACTTGGGCAGTATAGAACCAGGTAAATTAGCTGACATGATGGTAGTCGATGGTGATGTGCTAAATGATATTCGTCGTAGCGAATATGTTAGCTACACTGTTATTAATGGTCGTGTATACGACGCAGCAAGCATGAATGAGGTTGGCAGTAAAACCAAACGCTCCGCCTTCTTCTTCGAAAAGAACAATAAACTCTTTATGCCAGAAGCGACGCAGCGCAGCATACAAAACAAATCTGAAAAACATCACTGGATACACTAAAATTCAGTGCTACAAAGACAGTGGCGTATTTACTAAGCCACTGTCTTTTTTAGTCTTTTCACAACTCAAACCGTCAAGACAATTTCTGGAACTAATACGACAGTCTGGTAAGCTTGCAATATAATCGGTTTATGAGTGACCTGTGTGAAGAATCACGATTTAGAAAATTCATTTAAGCATCTTAAAAATACCATTCCATTGTTGCTCAAGCACAAAATTCCCGCAGTGCCGATAAACTATGCTTTATGGTACACCTACGCCAGCAAGGAATCTGAATCTCTAAACGAAACCCTTGATGATGCGCTGCAACGTAATTTGCCCATATCCGACTCAAAAACAAAAGATTTGTATCGAAAATATGTAGCTGATGAACAAGACATAGATACATGGGACCTTCGTCATTCTCTTGAAAGCATGGTCATCGAACTTTCCCAATCAGTACAAGATACCCGCAGTGAAACCCGCAACTTTAAAAGCACCATGGACACCTGCATGGATGATTTAGCTAAAGTTGAGCGAGAAGGGTTAAGCATGGAAGAAGTTATGGATCTTGTCCGCACACTGGTTAGCCAAACAAAACAAATTCGCGGCAGCACCTTATCGTTTAGTACTGCACTAAACGACGCAGAAAAAGAAATCTCGCGATTAAAAAACCAGTTAGAACAAAGTCAGCAAGCAGCATTATATGATGCATTAACAGGTCTGTGTAATCGCAGATACTTTGATGAAGAACTCGCTGTGAACGCTATGCAACCCAATATGTGTTTAATTTTAGTTGACCTAGATAACTTTAAAACTATCAACGACACTCACGGACACGTAATGGGCGATTTAGTATTAAAGGCCAGTGCAAAAAAACTACAGGCAGCCTGTCGAGATGGTGCACAAGCATTCCGTTTTGGTGGCGAGGAATTCGCCATCATAGTGCCAAATAGTAAGCTCAGCGTTGCACGGCAAATCGCTGAAACCATGCGCCGAGCAATCGAGAAAATTGGTGTTAGAGATAAGCGCACATCTGAAGTGCTCGGTGGTATCAGTGCTTCTTTTGGCGTTGCTGAAATGAAAAAAGGCATGAATCCCCTCGCCCTGATACAGGCCGCTGACAAACAACTTTATGATGCAAAAAATCTAGGGCGCAATCGCGTGATGCCCATGGCAACCAGTTAACGAGCAGGGCTTTTTACTCAAGAATAACCATCTATTAACAATCTAAGAGCGAATCTCAAAACCGTGCATCCATGGGAATGCACCTGACTATTAAATAAACAAAACACCGCTTTATTCGCCGCAACAAACCATGTAAAATCCGCGCATTCTTTTAAACGGTCGCACGATAACCGTACAAAAGTGTGAAAATTTAGATTTATCTAAAAGAAAATCGGCATCCTGCGGAAATATCTTGTATAATCCCGCGCAATTTTTACTCAGACTGAAGTTGAAGCAATGACAGATTTAGCACATTACAGAAACATTGGTATTTTCGCCCACGTTGATGCGGGTAAAACGACCACAACAGAACGAATTTTGAAACTTACTGGTAAGATCCATAAAACCGGTGAAGTACACGATGGTGAATCTACCACTGACTTCATGGAGCAAGAAGCTGAGCGCGGTATTACTATCCAATCAGCTGCGGTTAGTTGTTTCTGGAAAGACCACCGCTTTAACGTTATCGATACTCCTGGACACGTTGACTTCACCGTTGAAGTTTACCGTTCTCTTAAAGTACTTGATGGCGGCATCGGTGTATTCTGTGGTTCTGGTGGTGTTGAGCCACAATCAGAAACTAACTGGCGCTATGCGAATGAATCAGAAGTAGCCCGTGTTATTTTCGTAAACAAATTAGACCGTATGGGTGCTGATTTTTACCGTGTTGTTGGCCAAGTGAAAAAAGTACTTGCCGCTAACCCGTTGGTAATGACCTTGCCTATCGGTATCGAAGATAACTTCGTTGGTGTAGTTGATGTTCTTACTAAACAAGCATACATCTGGGATGACACGGGTCTTCCTGAGAACTACGAGATCACAGATGTTCCTGCTGATATGGTTGATAAAGTAAACGAATATCATGAAATGTTGGTTGAAACAGCTGTTGAGCAAGACGATGACCTAATGATGGCTTACATGGATGGCGAAGAGCCTTCTATTGAAGACCTTAAGCGTTGTATCCGTAAAGGAACACGCGACATGTCGTTCTTCCCAACTTACTGTGGTTCAGCGTTTAAAAACAAAGGTATGCAGAACGTACTTGACGCAGTTGTTGATTACCTACCTAGCCCGACAGAAGTTGATCCTCAGCCATTGACTGACGAAGAAGGCAACGAAACAGGCGAGCACGCTTTAGTTTCTGTTGATGAGCCTTTACGCGCACTTGCGTTTAAAATCATGGATGACCGTTTCGGTGCATTGACCTTCGTTCGTATTTACTCAGGTAAATTAAACAAGGGTGATACCATCCTTAACTCTGCAACAGGTAAAACTGAACGTATCGGCCGTATGGTTGAGATGCAAGCAGATGAGCGTAATGAATTAACCAGCGCTCAAGCCGGTGACATCATCGCTATCGTTGGTATGAAGAACGTACAAACTGGTCACACACTTTGTGATGTTAAACATCCTTGTACACTAGAAGCGATGATCTTCCCTGATCCAGTTATCTCTATCGCCGTTGCACCAAAAGACAAAAACGGTTCAGAGAAAATGGGTATCGCTATCGGTAAAATGGTTGCAGAAGATCCGTCTTTCCGTGTTGAAACTGACGAAGATTCAGGCGAAACCATCCTTAAAGGTATGGGTGAGCTTCACTTAGACATCAAAGTGGACATCCTTAAGCGTACTTACGGTGTTGATTTGATTGTTGGTGAGCCTCAAGTTGCTTATCGTGAAACGATTACTCAAGCAGTTGAAGATTCTTATACCCATAAGAAGCAATCAGGCGGTTCTGGTCAATTTGGTAAAATTGACTACCGTATCAAGCCTGGTGAGCCAAACTCTGGTTTCACATTCACTTCAACAGTTGTTGGTGGTAACGTTCCTAAGGAATTTTTCCCAGCAATCGAGAAGGGCTTTAAAGGCATGATGGACAACGGCGTACTTGCTGGCTTCCCTGTTCTTGACGTTGAAGTTGAGCTTTATGACGGTGGTTTCCACGCGGTGGATTCATCAGCAATCGCGTTTGAAATTGCTGCTAAAGGTGCATTCCGTCAGTCTATCCCTAAAGCGGGTCCTCAACTGATTGAACCTATCATGAAAGTTGACGTGTTCACGCCAGACGATCACGTTGGTGACGTTATCGGTGACCTTAACCGTCGTCGTGGTATGATCAAAGACCAAGAAGCTGGTGTAACAGGTGTGCGCGTTAAAGCTGACGTACCACTTTCAGAAATGTTCGGTTACATCGGTTCGCTACGTACAATGACATCAGGTCGTGGTCAGTTCTCTATGGAGTTCTCTCACTACTCACCTTGTCCTAACAGCGTTTCTGAAAAAGTAATCGCTGAAGTAAAAGAGCGTAACGCTAAAAAGTAAACGCTTTATAGCTTTATAGAAAAAGCCCCGCTGGTGAAAACCGGCGGGGCTTTTTTGTATTCTCGATACGGTTATTTTTCATCAAATTTGCATGTTTGCAGACTTTAGGGCAACGTTTGTATTGATTGCGTCATCTATCAACGACCTTAAGGACAACGCCATGAAACGCACCCTCACCTTCATTTTCAGCTTAGTAAGCAGTGCTGCGTTTGCTACCCCTACCCATATTTATAATATACAAGGCTACACGCTCAACGATGAAAATGAACTGTCGCGCTTTAGCGATATTGTATTTGATGGGGGTAAAGTGATTGCCTTGGGCGATGAAGAGGCCGCACAAGGGCATCCACAAGCCCACACCATTGATGGTAGACGCCGCGTGATGATGCCAGGGATAATCGACGCGCATGGACACATACTTGGGCTAGGGAAAGCCTTGCTCGCGGTTGATGTAAGAGGCATTGCAAGCGCCAAAGCAGCAGCGAAAAAAGTGCGCGACTATGCTCAGCAAAACGCTGATACAGGCTGGATATTAGGCGGGGGATGGAACCAAGTACTGTGGCCCGATAAAGCATTTCCTACGTCAGCCATGCTAGATGAATATGTTAAGGACCGCCCTGTATGGATAAGTCGAATCGACGGTCACGCTGGGTGGGCGAATAGCAAGGCATTACAGGTAGCTGGCATAACCAAAGACACACTCGACCCACCAGGCGGCAAGATCATGCGTCATAAAAACGGCGCGCCTACCGGTATACTAATCGATAATGCCATGAACATGCTTGTCGAAAAAATACCTCAAGATACTGAGCAGGAACTAGGACGCAAACTTGATGCAGCTAGTGAACATCTACTCGCCCTAGGTATTACCGGCACCCATGACGCCGGCATTAATTACGCAACATATGAATATTATCTCAAACGTAGCCGCGAGCTTACATTGTCACTACGGATATATGCCATGATTGCAGCAACCGATCCTAAGTTGGCCGACATGCTCAAAGCAGGCCCAATCAGCGACCAGTATGACTATCTATCTATTCGTAGCGTAAAAGTATACGGTGACGGAGCCCTAGGCAGTCGCGGAGCTGCTATGCTTGCGCCCTATAGTGATGATCATGGGAACGTTGGCTTACTACTGACATCTGAAAAACAATTAAAACCGCTATTTGATTTAATCATTGGCAGTGGATTTCAGCTTAATATTCATGAAATAGGGGATCGTGGTAACCGTCTGGCTTTAGACCAATTCGAAGATACCTTTTCACGTATCAAGGGGCAGCACTTACGTCATCGCATAGAGCATGCACAGGTCATCAATGTATCTGACATACCTAGGTTCAAAGCA from the Paraglaciecola mesophila genome contains:
- a CDS encoding GspE/PulE family protein gives rise to the protein MEQHSALQELKQLLANAPSLLSVYDKLEPLLLTLFNAQRMSIFQRRMQHQDLVARFKTGTEVQEIKVPISPQSIAGYVALSQKPLIVNDPYSSDELSAIHPRLKFADKFDKSAAFKTQNLICIPILNSGVLMGIMQVINKNDGAFQSADLALADKVAQALGNKFRYELGGTSQPFDYLVHRKVIDEPTLTKYVRANPEHAQLVQRLMTEKRIPEDEMGIALSVHYQVPYISYKPDRFHLYQSDSKLNLSYLKRNFVAVVTDATEKPIVLMAQPSNANLLMEIESALGIDNYGISVALPNTILQYLGEASGGGAGPGAMDEILDEIETSGQEADEQADDMSDDAPAVVRLVSRILHDAKRLDASDIHIDAEKNAPTRVRMRIDGVCRDITQVPASHHNAVIARIKIMSNLNIAEKRLPQDGKLAFKLSGQIIEVRVATIPTVAGEGVVMRILATGGALPMEKMNLSPANNKCITRMIDKPHGILLVVGPTGSGKTTTLHAVLGHINTPDKKIWTAEDPVEITQAGLQQVQVSPRIGFTFASALRAFLRADPDIILIGEMRDKETAHAGVEASLTGHLVFSTLHTNSAPETITRLLDLGIDPVNFSDACIGILAQRLVRTLCKNCKEAVPASDSDLDFIRRQYGADYLPELGLQSPLMLYTPKGCENCGNTGYKGRTGVHELLSMTPALRSLVYKEAPVSQLKAQAIEDGMRTLIQDGILKVIKGDTDIAQIQMLAGV
- a CDS encoding amidohydrolase family protein is translated as MYKNLFNVALFGVMFGLSGDALSRVETQESQSATHEEKSNKDPEWDVLNPPFDLHEVSINTNETTWSSLDVSPDGKQFVFDMLGDIYVSPIAGGEAKSLTQDFAWNIQPTFSPDGSKIAFISDRDGLSNVWVMNSDGSNLIQVTKEKNNLIHSPKWSPDGQYIAANKGIMSSRSIPAGEIWLYHHSGGDGMVIKKRVHGNPDQKNIADPAFSPDGKYLYYTQDISPGSTFDYNRDPLKSIFAITRYDLNTGEEERYISGTGGAVVPTPSPDGKFIAFIRRVKEKTGLFIKNIATGMETPVYLGLERDMQEGFGSEGYFPYFDWMPNSKRIVFWTGGKFHSLDIKTQVVTQIPVHVEARVKYADAVRFDVDVSPETFDIKMARWAQKSPDGKSILFQALGKLYVKDLKSGKTKRLTRQNEHDEYYPRYSHDGKKIVFTTWSDETLGSVRTVSASGRSEKVITTEPGHYIEPSFSTDDKLVTYNKKTGGYLLAPEYSVEPGIYVASVKGKNHKRVAKKGAAPHFAGDNSRLYITESVAGSDYPEQQLVSVDLNGEDKREHLYGGDKIAEYRLSPDKKWIAFVYQYKAYLAPFTEIGQRQDIGPKSTTIPIKQLSDRAGEYLTWHSDSQAVSWYHAATYYERELKEAFAFVSGAKEALPDPVTKGISLSFEQNTDKPSGYKALVGGTVVTMRDADNQQEVIENAVVIIKDNKIVEVGKRADVAIPNGALEIDTTGKTILPGLIDAHAHGSQGSYEIIPEQNWNMYSALAFGVTTIHDPSNDTSEIFAASELQKAGKRVAPRTYSTGTIIYGAEALGYKAIINSYDDALTHLQRLKDAGAISVKSYNQPRRDQRQQILAAARELNLMVVPEGGGKFQQNISMLVDGHTGLEHSLPIAKGYQDLTGLWAATEFGYTPTFVVSYGGLMGEEYWYDRTEVWKNERLLRYTPSFLLDGRAIRRPTAPDNQYNHVDVAKYAKELRDEGVSVHIGAHGQREGLAAHWELWLMTQGGFTPWEALRGGTIDGAKHLGMGKHLGSIEPGKLADMMVVDGDVLNDIRRSEYVSYTVINGRVYDAASMNEVGSKTKRSAFFFEKNNKLFMPEATQRSIQNKSEKHHWIH
- a CDS encoding amidohydrolase, whose product is MKRTLTFIFSLVSSAAFATPTHIYNIQGYTLNDENELSRFSDIVFDGGKVIALGDEEAAQGHPQAHTIDGRRRVMMPGIIDAHGHILGLGKALLAVDVRGIASAKAAAKKVRDYAQQNADTGWILGGGWNQVLWPDKAFPTSAMLDEYVKDRPVWISRIDGHAGWANSKALQVAGITKDTLDPPGGKIMRHKNGAPTGILIDNAMNMLVEKIPQDTEQELGRKLDAASEHLLALGITGTHDAGINYATYEYYLKRSRELTLSLRIYAMIAATDPKLADMLKAGPISDQYDYLSIRSVKVYGDGALGSRGAAMLAPYSDDHGNVGLLLTSEKQLKPLFDLIIGSGFQLNIHEIGDRGNRLALDQFEDTFSRIKGQHLRHRIEHAQVINVSDIPRFKALKIIPSMQPTHATSDMNMAQQRIGKERLEGAYAWQTFEQQGSIVALGSDFPVELANPFFGIHAAVTRQNRQDQPENGWIKKEAVTVEQAFKGFTYNGAYAAHQEHAIGKLTPGKWADFILVDQDIFTINPQNIWKTKVLETWVGGVKRYDSAQQ
- the fusA gene encoding elongation factor G, which translates into the protein MTDLAHYRNIGIFAHVDAGKTTTTERILKLTGKIHKTGEVHDGESTTDFMEQEAERGITIQSAAVSCFWKDHRFNVIDTPGHVDFTVEVYRSLKVLDGGIGVFCGSGGVEPQSETNWRYANESEVARVIFVNKLDRMGADFYRVVGQVKKVLAANPLVMTLPIGIEDNFVGVVDVLTKQAYIWDDTGLPENYEITDVPADMVDKVNEYHEMLVETAVEQDDDLMMAYMDGEEPSIEDLKRCIRKGTRDMSFFPTYCGSAFKNKGMQNVLDAVVDYLPSPTEVDPQPLTDEEGNETGEHALVSVDEPLRALAFKIMDDRFGALTFVRIYSGKLNKGDTILNSATGKTERIGRMVEMQADERNELTSAQAGDIIAIVGMKNVQTGHTLCDVKHPCTLEAMIFPDPVISIAVAPKDKNGSEKMGIAIGKMVAEDPSFRVETDEDSGETILKGMGELHLDIKVDILKRTYGVDLIVGEPQVAYRETITQAVEDSYTHKKQSGGSGQFGKIDYRIKPGEPNSGFTFTSTVVGGNVPKEFFPAIEKGFKGMMDNGVLAGFPVLDVEVELYDGGFHAVDSSAIAFEIAAKGAFRQSIPKAGPQLIEPIMKVDVFTPDDHVGDVIGDLNRRRGMIKDQEAGVTGVRVKADVPLSEMFGYIGSLRTMTSGRGQFSMEFSHYSPCPNSVSEKVIAEVKERNAKK
- a CDS encoding GGDEF domain-containing protein, whose amino-acid sequence is MKNHDLENSFKHLKNTIPLLLKHKIPAVPINYALWYTYASKESESLNETLDDALQRNLPISDSKTKDLYRKYVADEQDIDTWDLRHSLESMVIELSQSVQDTRSETRNFKSTMDTCMDDLAKVEREGLSMEEVMDLVRTLVSQTKQIRGSTLSFSTALNDAEKEISRLKNQLEQSQQAALYDALTGLCNRRYFDEELAVNAMQPNMCLILVDLDNFKTINDTHGHVMGDLVLKASAKKLQAACRDGAQAFRFGGEEFAIIVPNSKLSVARQIAETMRRAIEKIGVRDKRTSEVLGGISASFGVAEMKKGMNPLALIQAADKQLYDAKNLGRNRVMPMATS